GGCGGGCCATCTCGAGACCGCGGCGCGCCGTCACCACCTCGGCCCTGGTGGCGCCGGGGCGCAGCTCCGCCTCGAGGAAGGCGAGGGTGCGATCCGGCTCGACGACGCAGTCGACGTAGCGATCGCGTGCACCCCACGGATCGCGCAGCGGCCCCGCCGTCTCCCGTTCGAACACGACCGCCAGCTCGTCGCGGAGCCAGTCGATCGCGGCGCGCAGCGGCGCGCGCCACGCCTGCGTCCACTCGGGCGGTCCCGCCACGCGGCATCCGCAGTCGCTTCGCCATCGCTCGACGCCGTGGGCGCAGCTCCACGAGCTGTCCGGGACGATCTCGAGCTCGTCGCGCGGCGGCGACAGGGCCCGGAACGCCGCGGGACCCAGGAGCGAGACCTCGGGATCGCGCCGCAGGCTCTCGATCGCGTAGGCGATGGCCATCTCCCCGAACTGATGGTGGTGCCCGAAGGTCTCCCCGTCGGTCGCGGCGCAGACGAGACCGTCACCGTCGTCGCGTGCGAGAACGGTGCGAAGCCGCTCGACGAGGGCGCCACCGTCGCGCAAGAGCTCGCCGAACGCCAGGCCCTGCGAGATCGCGGCATCGCGGAACACGATGTCGATGGCGGCGCCGCTCGGCAGGTTGCAGCGGTAGAGGCGCCGGACGTCCAGCGTCTCGGCCGTGACGTCGCGCCAGCTCGCCTCGTCGCCGCCGATGGGTCGTACGCGCCTCGCCTGGTGCGGCGACAGCATGGTGAGCGTGATGCCCGACGCCGCCAGGGCCTCCAGCGACGTCACGTCGACCGCCATCTCGGGCAGCCACATCCCGTCCGGCCGCCGTCCGAAGCGCAGCTCGAACTCCCGTACGCCCCACACGACCTGCGTCGCCACGTCGCGCGGCGTGCAGAGCGGAAGGATCGGGTGGTTGTACGCCTGCGCCCATGCGTTGCCGAAGCCGGTGCGGCGCCGGCTCTCGGCATCGGCGGCGCGCACGCGCTCCACGAGCGCCGGAGCGCGCGCCGCCATCCACGACAGCAGCGTCGGTCCGACGTCGAAGCTCGTCCACGCATAGTTGTCGACGACGCCGCGCACGCGCCCGTGCGCATCGAGCAGGCGGGCCTCGGCGTTGGGCGCGTAGCACTCGCGTGTGATGCGGACGTTCCAGTCGTGGTCCGGCGCCGCGGACGGCTCGCCCTCGAGCACTCCGAGCCAAGGATGCTCGCGCGGCGGCTGGTAGTAGTGCCCGTGGATGCACACGGCGCGCACGCGTGAGGGCACGATCAACCCGTTGTGCCGGGTTGCTCCCGCCGGGGCAAGCCGATAATGGGCCGCCGTGCAGCGCGCGCTCCGCCTCGTGGCCGGCGTCCCCATCCTCCTGGGCATCCTCGGCATGGGCGCGCTCGGCGGTGGGCGCGACGCCGCCGCACCGCAGGAGGACGTGCGGGCGCGTCTGGTCGACGTCGACGGCGCGCAGGTCGAGGTGACGCACCTGTCGGTCGGCGGCGACACGACGCTCGAGGGCGAGCTCGGCCGCGGGCGCCTGCGTGTGCCCTTCAGCCGCATCGAGCGCATCGAGCTGGCCTCCGAGAGCAAGGATCGTGACCGCATGCGCGCGACGGTGACGCTGCGCGAGGGCGCACCCGTCACGCTCGTCCTGCGCAGCTCGACGACGTTCTACGGCCAGCTCGCGAGCGGCGCCTATCAGGTCCGCGCCCGCGACCTCCGCAGCGTCGAGATCGGACGCTGAGCCACGTCCGTGCGCGGCGCCGTCGCGGCTGCCCTGCTTCTCGTCCTCGCGCCCCGCCTGCCGGCCTTCGAGATCGGCTGCTGGCCCCTCTTCCGCTACGAGCACGACGAGGCGACCGGGCACCTCCACTGGTCGGCGCTCGGCCCGCTCGTCGAGTACGACTCGTCGGCCGCCGGCCGTGCGCTCGCGATCAGGCCCCTCCTCTGGCTCCGGCAGCAGCGCGACGGGCGGGATCAGCAGGCGGACTTCCTCTATCCGATCGCCGCCACGCGCTGGCAGGGCGACGAGTGGTCGGTCCGCTTCCTGCTCTTGAGCGCCCGCGGCAGCCCGAAGAGCGAGGGCGACACGGGCGCGAGCTTCACGCTCTTTCCGTTCGTCTTCTATCGCGACCGCGGCGACGACCCGCCCGACGTCGGCGTCCTTCCCTTCTACCTCGACCTGCACGACCGGTTCGGCTTCGCGCGGATCCGGGCGATCGGGTT
The sequence above is drawn from the Candidatus Eisenbacteria bacterium genome and encodes:
- a CDS encoding DUF3536 domain-containing protein, with translation MPSRVRAVCIHGHYYQPPREHPWLGVLEGEPSAAPDHDWNVRITRECYAPNAEARLLDAHGRVRGVVDNYAWTSFDVGPTLLSWMAARAPALVERVRAADAESRRRTGFGNAWAQAYNHPILPLCTPRDVATQVVWGVREFELRFGRRPDGMWLPEMAVDVTSLEALAASGITLTMLSPHQARRVRPIGGDEASWRDVTAETLDVRRLYRCNLPSGAAIDIVFRDAAISQGLAFGELLRDGGALVERLRTVLARDDGDGLVCAATDGETFGHHHQFGEMAIAYAIESLRRDPEVSLLGPAAFRALSPPRDELEIVPDSSWSCAHGVERWRSDCGCRVAGPPEWTQAWRAPLRAAIDWLRDELAVVFERETAGPLRDPWGARDRYVDCVVEPDRTLAFLEAELRPGATRAEVVTARRGLEMARHAMLMQTSCGWFFDDLAGVEGTLVLRQAGRALDLARRL